A genomic window from Balaenoptera acutorostrata chromosome 20, mBalAcu1.1, whole genome shotgun sequence includes:
- the SRSF2 gene encoding serine/arginine-rich splicing factor 2, with product MSYGRPPPDVEGMTSLKVDNLTYRTSPDTLRRVFEKYGRVGDVYIPRDRYTKESRGFAFVRFHDKRDAEDAMDAMDGAVLDGRELRVQMARYGRPPDSHHSRRGPPPRRYGGGGYGRRSRSPRRRRRSRSRSRSRSRSRSRSRYSRSKSRSRTRSRSRSTSKSRSARRSKSKSSSVSRSRSRSRSRSRSRSPPPVSKRESKSRSRSKSPPKSPEEEGAVSS from the exons ATGAGTTACGGCCGCCCGCCTCCCGATGTGGAGGGCATGACCTCCCTCAAGGTGGACAACCTGACCTACCGCACCTCGCCAGACACCCTGAGGCGCGTGTTCGAGAAGTACGGACGCGTCGGCGACGTGTACATCCCGCGGGACCGCTACACCAAGGAGTCCCGCGGCTTTGCCTTCGTCCGCTTCCACGACAAGCGCGACGCTGAGGACGCCATGGACGCCATGGACGGGGCCGTGCTGGACGGCCGCGAGTTGCGGGTGCAGATGGCGCGCTACGGCCGGCCTCCGGACTCGCACCATAGCCGCCGGGGACCCCCGCCCCGCAGGTACGGGGGCGGTGGCTACGGACGTCGGAGCCGCAG CCCTAGGCGGCGTCGCCGCAGCCGATCCCGGAGTCGGAGCCGGTCCAGGTCCCGGAGTCGATCTCGCTACAGCCGCTCCAAGTCTCGGTCCCGTACTCGCTCAAGATCGCGATCAACCTCCAAGTCCAGATCGGCGCGAAGGTCCAAGTCGAAGTCCTCGTCCGTCTCCAGATCTCGTTCGCGGTCCAGGTCCAGGTCTCGGTCCAGGAGTCCTCCGCCCGTGTCCAAGAGGGAATCCAAGTCCAGGTCGCGATCCAAGAGTCCTCCCAAGTCTCCTGAAGAGGAAGGAGCGGTGTCCTCTTAA